The following are encoded in a window of Gramella sp. MT6 genomic DNA:
- a CDS encoding TonB-dependent receptor, with the protein MKLKVFSILFFFTVIANAQYSLTGKITSSATVEAVPNAEVWNKTTGKLTLANENGEYEVSSLKQGTYVFAVFSYEYQIEEREVTIEQNTEVNFQLSPLSESLNEVMITNRREQIFALRKLRKVEGTAIYAGKKSEVVLMDKVSGNLAANNARQIYSQVVGLNIYDNGDAGLQLNIGGRGLDPNRTQNFNTRQNGYDISADVLGYPESYYTPPPEALREIQVVRGAASLQYGTQFGGLINFRFKEPVPNKKIELVSRQTIGSYDLFTSFNSLSGTVGKFSYYTYYNYKGGEGFRPNSEYDSKNAFAHLGWKFNDRTNISFEYTFLDYLAQQPGGLTDFQFYEDPDYSNRARNWFDVNWNLFAVKLKHQFSDRTDFSLNLFGLNATRKALGFRQNRVAQADDPEEPRELLVDDFSNWGAEARVLTRYDLFGEESVLLLGSKYYQASNQQQQGPGSAASGPDFEFASAEFPDYERQSEFEFPNRNLAFFGENIFNITNNFSITPGFRFEYINTEADGFYKNIIKDNAENTLLNETIQDDRKFERSFILLGVGSSYNLNASNELYANFSQNYRSVTFNDIRVVNPSFQVDPDISDEEGFTSDLGVRGRLKNILSYDASVFALKYNDRIGEVLRPEERVNAQGELEETGRLVRFRGNIGDAFIYGLETFAEWNLRNSFFEAAEDYQLNAFVNAAFTKSEYIQSDQVNVEGNEVEFIPEVNLKTGLNFGYRNFLAGLQYTYLSSQYTDATNAPQDKEENNRGIEGEVPSYGIVDLSASYSLGKFKLEAGINNLLNNSYFTRRATGYPGPGIIPAQPITWYTTLQIRL; encoded by the coding sequence ATGAAATTAAAGGTCTTTAGTATACTCTTCTTTTTTACCGTGATCGCGAATGCACAGTATTCATTAACAGGTAAAATAACATCTTCTGCAACCGTTGAGGCTGTTCCAAATGCCGAAGTATGGAATAAAACCACCGGGAAATTAACCCTGGCTAATGAAAATGGGGAATATGAAGTTTCTTCTTTAAAACAAGGCACTTACGTTTTTGCGGTTTTTAGCTATGAATATCAGATCGAAGAGCGTGAGGTTACTATAGAGCAAAATACCGAAGTTAATTTTCAGCTTTCTCCACTTTCCGAAAGTTTAAATGAAGTGATGATCACGAATAGAAGGGAACAGATCTTTGCGCTTAGAAAATTACGAAAAGTAGAAGGGACCGCTATTTATGCAGGTAAGAAGAGTGAGGTAGTTCTTATGGATAAAGTATCTGGAAACCTCGCAGCTAACAATGCGAGGCAGATATATAGCCAGGTAGTTGGACTAAATATCTATGATAATGGTGATGCCGGTTTGCAGTTGAATATCGGTGGACGCGGTCTTGACCCAAACCGAACACAGAACTTCAATACCCGTCAGAATGGTTACGATATATCAGCAGATGTTCTGGGTTATCCTGAAAGTTACTATACTCCACCACCAGAAGCTTTAAGGGAAATACAGGTAGTGCGTGGGGCGGCTTCTTTGCAATACGGTACTCAGTTTGGAGGTCTAATCAATTTCAGATTTAAGGAGCCTGTGCCGAATAAAAAAATTGAACTTGTTTCCAGGCAGACCATTGGTTCATATGATCTTTTTACCAGTTTCAACAGTCTAAGTGGAACTGTAGGGAAATTCAGTTACTACACCTATTATAACTATAAAGGAGGCGAGGGTTTCAGGCCAAATTCAGAATATGATTCGAAGAATGCCTTTGCTCATTTAGGATGGAAATTTAATGACAGGACCAATATTAGTTTTGAATATACTTTTCTGGATTATCTGGCTCAGCAACCGGGAGGCCTAACAGATTTCCAGTTTTATGAGGATCCAGATTATAGTAATCGTGCAAGAAACTGGTTCGATGTTAACTGGAATCTTTTTGCGGTAAAGCTAAAACACCAGTTTTCTGATAGAACAGATTTCAGTCTTAATTTATTTGGCTTGAATGCAACCAGAAAAGCTCTGGGTTTCAGGCAGAATAGAGTTGCACAGGCCGATGATCCTGAGGAACCAAGAGAACTTTTAGTAGATGATTTTTCTAACTGGGGAGCAGAGGCCAGGGTATTGACCAGATATGATCTTTTTGGTGAGGAGTCGGTATTATTGCTGGGAAGCAAATATTACCAGGCATCAAATCAGCAACAACAGGGACCGGGAAGTGCTGCTTCAGGTCCTGATTTTGAATTTGCCAGTGCTGAATTTCCAGATTATGAAAGACAGTCTGAATTTGAATTTCCTAACAGAAACCTTGCATTTTTCGGTGAAAACATTTTCAACATCACCAATAACTTTTCGATAACTCCAGGTTTCAGGTTTGAATATATCAATACCGAAGCTGATGGTTTTTATAAGAATATTATTAAAGATAATGCGGAAAATACCTTGCTGAATGAAACTATACAGGACGACCGAAAGTTCGAAAGAAGTTTTATTCTTTTAGGAGTGGGAAGTAGTTATAATTTGAATGCATCCAATGAGCTTTATGCCAATTTCTCTCAGAATTATAGGTCGGTAACCTTTAATGATATCAGGGTGGTGAACCCAAGTTTCCAGGTAGATCCAGATATCAGTGATGAAGAAGGGTTTACTTCAGATCTGGGGGTTCGTGGCCGACTAAAGAATATTCTTTCTTACGATGCCAGTGTCTTTGCTTTGAAATATAATGACAGGATCGGCGAAGTCTTAAGACCAGAAGAACGAGTAAATGCACAGGGAGAGCTGGAAGAAACCGGAAGATTGGTAAGATTCAGAGGTAACATTGGAGATGCTTTTATTTATGGTCTTGAAACTTTCGCTGAGTGGAACTTAAGAAATAGCTTTTTTGAAGCGGCAGAGGATTACCAGTTGAATGCCTTTGTGAATGCAGCCTTTACCAAATCTGAATATATACAGTCAGACCAGGTCAATGTAGAAGGGAATGAAGTGGAATTTATTCCGGAAGTAAATTTAAAGACCGGGCTTAATTTTGGATATAGAAATTTCCTGGCCGGGCTTCAGTATACCTATCTATCAAGTCAATATACAGATGCTACAAATGCTCCGCAAGATAAGGAAGAAAATAACCGCGGTATAGAGGGTGAAGTCCCTTCGTATGGTATCGTAGATCTTTCAGCATCCTACAGTTTAGGTAAATTCAAGTTGGAAGCTGGGATCAATAACCTTTTGAATAATTCCTATTTTACCAGAAGGGCCACAGGATATCCTGGTCCCGGGATTATTCCGGCACAACCTATAACCTGGTATACAACCTTGCAGATAAGACTTTAA